A single window of Gossypium arboreum isolate Shixiya-1 chromosome 13, ASM2569848v2, whole genome shotgun sequence DNA harbors:
- the LOC108463815 gene encoding 5-methyltetrahydropteroyltriglutamate--homocysteine methyltransferase-like, producing MASHIVGYPRMGPKRELKFALESFWDKKSSAEDLQKVAADLRSSIWKQMSDAGIKYIPSNTFSYYDQVLDATSMLGAVPPRYGWSGGEIGFDTYFSMARGNASVPAMEMTKWFDTNYHFIVPELGPDVNFSYASHKAVDEYKEAKALGVNTVPVLIGPVSYLLLSKPAKGVDKTFSLLSLLPKILPIYKEVISDLKAAGASWIQFDEPTLVLDLDSHKLQAFTAAYDDLESSLSGLNVLIETYFADLTAEAYKTLIGLKGVTAYGLDLVRGAQTLDLVKSNFPKGKYLFAGVVDGRNIWANDLAASLSTLKELEAVVGKENLVVSTSCSLLHTAVDLVNETKLDDEIKSWLAFAAQKVVEVNALAKALAGQKDEAFFSANAAAQASRKSSPRVTNEAVQKAAAALKGSDHRRATNVSARLDAQQKKLDLPILPTTTIGSFPQTLELRRVRREFKANKISEDDYIKAIKEEIKKVVDLQEELDIDVLVHGEPERNDMVEYFGEQLSGFAFTVNGWVQSYGSRCVKPPIIYGDVSRPKPMTVFWSSTAQSMTARPMKGMLTGPVTILNWSFVRNDQPRFETCYQIALAIKDEVEDLEKAGINVIQIDEAALREGLPLRKSEHAFYLKWAVHSFRITNCGVQDTTQIHTHMCYSNFNDIIHSIIDMDADVITIENSRSDEKLLSVFREGVKYGAGIGPGVYDIHSPRIPSTEEIADRINKMLAVLETNILWVNPDCGLKTRKYAEVKPALNNMVAAAKLLRTQLASAK from the exons ATGGCCTCCCACATTGTTGGATATCCCCGTATGGGACCAAAGAGAGAGCTTAAGTTTGCTTTGGAATCCTTCTGGGATAAGAAGAGCAGTGCCGAGGATTTGCAAAAGGTTGCTGCTGATCTCAGGTCATCCATCTGGAAACAGATGTCTGATGCTGGGATCAAGTACATCCCCAGCAATACTTTCTCTTACTATGACCAGGTGCTCGATGCCACATCCATGCTCGGAGCTGTTCCACCTAGATACGGCTGGAGTGGTGGTGAGATCGGATTTGACACTTACTTCTCCATGGCCAGAGGAAATGCCTCTGTCCCTGCAATGGAAATGACTAAGTGGTTTGACACCAACTA CCACTTCATTGTTCCTGAATTGGGACCTGATGTTAACTTCTCTTATGCATCTCACAAGGCAGTGGATGAGTACAAGGAAGCTAAGGCG CTTGGAGTTAACACAGTCCCGGTCCTTATCGGCCCTGTCTCATACTTGTTGCTCTCTAAACCTGCAAAGGGTGTTGATAAGACCTTTTCTCTTCTCTCCCTCCTCCCCAAAATCCTCCCTATCTACAA GGAAGTTATATCTGACCTTAAGGCAGCTGGTGCTTCCTGGATTCAGTTTGATGAACCGACCCTTGTCTTGGATCTTGACTCTCACAAATTGCAAGCATTCACAGCTGCTTATGATGATTTGGAATCCTCTCTCTCTGGCTTGAATGTATTGATCGAGACCTACTTTGCTGATCTTACTGCTGAGGCATACAAGACACTCATTGGGTTGAAGGGTGTCACTGCTTATGGTTTGGATTTGGTTCGTGGAGCCCAGACTCTTGATTTGGTCAAGAGCAATTTCCCTAAGGGCAAGTACCTCTTTGCTGGAGTTGTGGATGGAAGGAACATTTGGGCCAATGATCTTGCTGCTTCTCTCAGCACTTTGAAGGAGCTTGAGGCTGTTGTTGGCAAAG AAAACCTGGTGGTGTCCACATCCTGCTCGCTTCTCCACACCGCTGTTGATCTAGTGAATGAGACTAAGCTAGACGATGAAATCAAATCGTGGCTCGCATTTGCTGCCCAGAAAGTTGTTGAAGTCAATGCACTTGCCAAGGCATTGGCTGGTCAGAAGGATGAG GCCTTCTTCTCTGCCAATGCTGCTGCTCAGGCTTCAAGGAAGTCCTCCCCAAGAGTGACTAACGAGGCTGTTCAAAAGGCT GCTGCTGCTTTGAAGGGCTCTGATCACCGTCGTGCAACTAATGTTAGTGCTAGACTCGATGCCCAGCAGAAAAAGCTTGACCTTCCAATCCTCCCCACCACAACCATTGGATCTTTCCCTCAAACCTTGGAGCTCAGGAGAGTTCGTCGTGAATTCAAGGCTAACAA GATCTCTGAGGATGATTACATTAAAGCCATTAAGGAGGAAATTAAGAAGGTTGTTGACCTTCAGGAAGAGCTTGACATTGATGTCTTGGTTCATGGAGAGCCTGAG AGAAACGATATGGTTGAGTACTTTGGTGAGCAGTTGTCTGGTTTTGCATTCACTGTTAATGGATGGGTGCAATCTTACGGATCTCGATGTGTCAAGCCACCAATCATCTACGGTGATGTTAGCCGCCCCAAGCCAATGACTGTTTTCTGGTCATCTACCGCACAAAGCATGACTGCACGCCCAATGAAGGGAATGCTTACTGGGCCTGTTACCATCCTCAACTGGTCCTTTGTCAGAAATGATCAGCCCCG GTTTGAGACTTGCTACCAGATTGCCTTGGCCATCAAGGACGAAGTGGAGGATCTTGAGAAGGCCGGTATCAATGTTATCCAAATTGACGAGGCTGCTTTGAGAGAGGGGTTGCCTCTTAGAAAGTCGGAGCACGCCTTCTACTTGAAATGGGCTGTCCACTCCTTCAGAATCACCAACTGCGGTGTACAGGACACTACCCAG ATCCACACTCATATGTGCTACTCCAACTTCAATGACATCATCCACTCAATTATTGACATGGATGCTGATGTGATAACCATCGAGAACTCACGTTCAGATGAAAAGCTCCTTTCAGTATTCCGTGAAGGAGTGAAGTATGGTGCTGGAATCGGCCCTGGTGTCTATGACATCCACTCTCCCAGAATACCATCAACCGAAGAGATTGCTGACCGAATTAACAAGATGCTTGCTGTGCTTGAGACAAACATCTTGTGGGTTAACCCAGACTGTGGTCTCAAGACTCGCAAGTATGCCGAGGTGAAGCCAGCCCTGAACAACATGGTTGCAGCTGCCAAGCTGCTCCGCACCCAACTTGCGAGTGCCAAGTGA